The Raphanus sativus cultivar WK10039 chromosome 2, ASM80110v3, whole genome shotgun sequence DNA segment CAGGTATTACATCAAACTATAGATTGAGTTATGTAAGATAAGGGAATTAATATCTTGATGTTTTTTGTGTGTCTTATCCTTGTTTGGTCAGTGTCACTATAGCTACAGCGCGTGCGGACTAGGATCGGAcggaaccaacaggctggtccAGTTAGTACAAGGGATGCAGCACAACAAGTCTACAACAGATGATGGAACTTTGTATGGAGCTAAAATCACTGGCGGTGGGTCCGGGGGGACAGTTTGCGTCATAGGCCGTAACTCATTGCGCAGCAGCCAACAAATTCTGGAAGTAAACACTCTTAGATTTCAATTTTGATATATACTTAGTATAAGCCCTTGGGTAAATGTTATATGTATTAATGGGGTGGTGGTGAAATGTATTGTTTCAGATTCAGCAGAGGTACAAAGCTGCGACAGGGTATTTGCCGCTCATATTCGAAGGTTCCTCACCTGGAGCTGGCAAGTTCGGTTACCTCAGGATCCGACGTCGTGTCTCTCTCTGATTCCCCCATTCAGCCTCTCTCCTTAATTTGGTAGACACTTTATTATTGTTTGTTTCGTCAAGCATACGTTACGTTCCTTAAAATCATATCCTTAAAGAGTttcatctaaaaaaaataagataaattagGTCGGTTCTTTTCAAAGTAGTAAATGAAGCTTGTGCATACACTGCAACGTTactttaaagaaaaaagaaaacaattgcTCTTCACTTCTTCAGTTAACCGAGTTACTGGCTTACTATGTGTGTATGTGAATATGGAAGTAGTAAATAAGCTGAGAACAAGTTGGTAAGGTGGGTGGGTTATAGAGAATGGGTAAAGGATTGCTAAAATATCATACTTGCACGGTTCCCGATGATTTTTAATGCCCATCACTTTTTCTATGCctttctaaaatcattaattaaaatgatgATAGTGTCCTTATTACTAGTACTCTATACATTAAATGTTAAGGCTCGTCAACACATATTTATACGCCGGTTTGAGCTTGATAGCTGACCAATTCTATGGTgttcaaaacaaatcaaaaactGACCAGTTATATACAAAATCGTAACTGAATCTATTTAGACAAAtagtaaaagaagaagaagagagcagAGATCTGAACAATATGAAAAGGCACTTGTACTGATAAACGAGTTACCGACATGATTCACGTGTGTGCTCACTTTCATTCTTACGCGTTCTCATCGGATCCAGTGGAGCTTCCTTCATCCAACCGTCCTTATTCTCACACGTGTCTTTCTGCATCCAACATTGTTCATCATCGTATTCAAAATGCAATAGGTTTTAGGCTTTTAGCTGAAATAACCACCGTCCAAATAATACAATCGTTTTGAGCTGAGTCTTTTTCTAAATTATTCTTGAGTTGAGTTTCGTTAACAACTGCTAAAGTCCTTAACATAATCAATCGAAAGGCGGTATTGTGAGAGTAATGATTTTCAATGTAGAAAGGTTTGGTAAATCACGTGGTATACATAATGCTAGCCTATATTGGACACTATGGCTTGCATCAAATCACAGACTATAGACACTTTTTTTACTACTGtagttctcaaaaaaaaaattaaaatataagattcCATTCTGACgtaaatatatttgtaaaatttaccGTAGAAAATTGttactgaaaagaaaaagagaaaacaaatggTGAGAAATAAAAGGAAGAATCGGACATAATCTACACGTTCTTCTGATTCACTCTAACACTTGTGCCCGCtctcttctttgtcttcttcccTCCTTCCTCCGTCCTCAAATTTGCTTCGTTCACTTACAGATTCTCTCACCAGACACAAACTCCAGATTCACTCCGACAATGGAAACATTCCGAACATTccatctcttctttttcttctctcacTTTATCTTCTTGACGACACACACTACGCTTACGTCCGCAAACTCTCAGATCGTTGACTGTACAATGTGCACGTCTTGCGACAATCCATGTCAGCCAAATCCCTCTCCTCCACCACCGACTCCATCTCCGCCACCTCCAACCACGACCACTGCCTGTCCTCCGCCTCCTAGCTCTGGGGGTGGTGGTAGTGGTGGTCCTTACTATTACTACCCACCTCCTTCTCAGTCTAGCTCTTACCGCCCACCACCGTCTTCCTCCGGCGATGGTGGCTACGTTTATCCACCGCCTAAAAGTGGAGGAAACTATCCTTTTACGCCGCCGCCGAACCCAATCGTTCCTTACTTTCCGTTTTACTACTACAACCCTCCGCCGCAATCTGTCGTGTTGTCTGGATCCGTTGGGAAAACAAGTTTCTCTTACGGGTTTTCATTTGCGTTAGTTTTTGCTCTTTGTTTCAGTATGTTGCTTCTAAATAATACAGGTTAAAGAAGATGATAGAGGTTACTTGTAACAACAAGAAAAATCCTCATCTCTTTGCAGAGAAGATGACATATGCATATGAGAGATCTTTACGCTACAGATTCAGAACGGTGAATGTTGTTTCttcattttccttttctttttcttcactTGTCTTCGCTTGTATGAGtagatatatatttgtaattccATCTCTTTTAACAATTTTATGAATGTAGTTTCTTCCCCTttttcataatattaaaaataaataaatgggaATTGTCTCTATTTTGggttttagttacttttatGTGAAATTGCTACTTTTATGTGCTTACATTCCAATTTCAACAAACTGTTTGATGCTAAATAGGAGTATggttaaaatttaaatgacaaaCAGAAGCATTTTTCCTAAGAAGAACAAATAGGACTTACTGATATTGGTTGGTGGAGGTTTTTGAGGATGATAAAAGTTGATCCTCTGTCTGATTAGTCTCTTCTTTGTTTTAACTTCTGGTTTTGGGAGTTTAATCCTTTGGCTGATGCTGGTTTTAGCATTTTTGTGGCATCTTCTCGCCTAGTTAACCTTGTAACCTTCTGTGGTCATGTGAATATTTGGCTTTAACCTAGTAGTATATTCTACATTGATGGGAAAAAAGGAGTTACTGGATATTGAAGATAATACACCAGAAACTTATTTGgatactatttatttttgttattcgaAAAAATCGAAACCGCAATAAATGATTTTGGGTCTACATGTTTACCAAGCATCTGATGTAAGTTGATGTCTAATTTGAACAAGaataatattttgatgattttgacaCTATAATTGAACGCATAATGATATGAACACGTTTTGAAGTTAACAATACCAAGCAAACctttaaaatttccaaaatgCAAAATTTCAGCAGTCACGCATAATTGATGTACTAAAAATTAAGTTCAGATGATGTCTTTCCAAAATTCATGTTTAGATGATTTACTGAACTTAATTATAAAACCATTTGAAGtactttttaaatttgaaacCTATTTTAAGTAATTTGAACTTCTGGTTAAAAAGATTCACATTTTTAGGATACATCCGTCTGACCTTGAAGAAAAGTTTGTGTAGAAAGAAACCCTTAACCTTGGGTCAGAGGCTAAGAGCAGAGAGATCATGGGACGAAGAGAAAAACACTCTGACTATGCTATTTTCTGCAATTTAATAGGAAAAAGTTTCGTAATATTTCATTCCCACAAATTTAGCAACCCATCTTACACTTATTTCTTGACTTGCTCATGTTATTATGTTTCCCTAGACACATTATTTTTCTGTGTTCTAGAACGAGCATACAACTAACAAGTCGTCATTAATTTGCTGTTGCTGATTGGTAATTTCCCTTGATTTTTAGATCCAGTTACCCTGCTCTAGTAGAAATAAAAAGCCTCATATTTCAAGAAGCCACCATACCAGCTAAAGTAATTTAAATACAATGAAATAAACTTATAGAGCCGAAGCATCACTCTAAACATAGAtgcatacaattttttttttgaataaatattaaatttattcatcaaaaaaccTCTATACAACTGGTGTATATTGTTTACttcttttaaaaatcaaatatgctAAACTCAAACTACTCCaaccttaaaataaaaaaagctcATTTTACTGCAGGAGATCCTCCTTCCCTTTGATCTTCTTCGCACTCAATAGGCTAATTCTATTTTGTATCCCTTTCTCGGTTACTATTTTTATCACAGCTAGAGGCATCATCTTATCTCCATGTCTAACCTTGTTACGTTCTCTCCAAATTGCATATAGAACCGCTTGAAATGCATAACATATGCAAAACAAGCTCTTTTTTCCCTAGCCTTATCTATGATAATAGACAGGATCTTAGGCCAGAGCTTTGTATACGAGCTACCAAGAAAACCCTTTGCTACATATTTCTAAACTTGAGCAGTGTAAGCACAATAAAAAAAGAGATGACTTCTCGTTTCATTCGCAGCTTTACAAAGCTTCATCAATACCTCGGCTCCATTTTGCTACTCTATCTATCGTTGATAATCGATCTTTTATAGCATACATTATTCTAGCCAATGGTAACCTATACAATGATgatacaaacacacacaaaaagccTCATATTTCAAGAAGCCACCAAACCAGCTAAAGTAATTTAAATACAATGAAATAAACTTATAGAACCAAAGCATCACTCTAAACATAAATGCATACATTAGTGATTAGTCTAGCCAATGGTAACCTATACAATGATgatacaaacacacacaaaggTTCACAAATTACTAAATAGTCAATAGATGTTTTTTAATAGCACTAGATTTCAAAAATagtgattataattttttaataaaagttatgCTTGAATAACGGCTTTTAGTGCAAAACACCTCAAACTAACTGAATACGCTGTAGTTTTGTTCGAACTTGATCATGGGCACCATGGGCTGGGCTTGACTATATGCAGACTAAGCTATTATTCAATGTTGGTaatcttttattatattagtattGTGAAGACAAAAAAGAAGTGGGGTATGAAAATCAGAAAAAAGAATCGCATGAAAATGAGAAGAGAGAGGTGCGTGGATGGGGCCGTCTCCATCATCTTCTCATTTTTCATTTCACCCCCAACATAAGCCCAAAAGTCGTGAGCTGTTTTATAGCTGTCCCGTTCTGATATCACGCACTCGAAAAGCGCGTCGAAACGGGGTCACATCGAGTTGTACGAGAGATAAGAGGGAACAGCTGGTATTTATGGggatttttgaaaaaacaaaataattcaaattttcaaattcatTTAAATCATTGACAAACGAAAAAAATGCCGGGAccatgattatattttttttccagatgtaataaaatacttatCATCAGAAAGTGGCTAAAAAATACCTCAAGTAGCATGTTAAAAGTAAAAAAGCTAACTATATTAGACTGAAgaaataattagtaaaatagAATAACATTAGCTTGGGCTACAAAAAACAATTCCGACaggattacatatttatatttatgttaaatatcTCTTCATTCCTCATTTCATTACTAACTTATTTTccccaatctctctcaaaccactcagacaaaaaaaaagagagagttgaGAACCAAAACTCAACCACAAGAAAGAGTCATGAGAAGTACAGCTGCTCGTTCCTCTTCACCGAGTTTCCTCCACAGCCTCTTCTTCTCCAACACCGACCTCTTCATCGCCGgtactttaaaccctaaatccaaaaatCGACTTGCCCTTTCCAAACTCTTCTTGTTAACTCTACTACTGCTGCAACTATCATCAGCAGCATCCACTGTCTTGATCCTTTTCTTGACATTTCCTGCATCTCCTTTTCCGTTCTTGACAGTCTGATGATCAGTAGCGAGATTGTTGTTGCTTTTgttcttgatcttgatcttgTTGTCATCTTGTCTGATCCCAAGAGCTGCTTGCCTCTTCTTCCTGCTCTTGATCCCACACGCATTGCACAGTGACTGCAAAAGAACAAAGCTTGATCAGACCAAAGATTCAGAGAACGCAAGTGATACTAACAACCAACTAccattaacattttttttcttttttgataaaaaaaggaTAACGATCAAGTAGCCATACAAAATCCACACCAAACAAGATGATCTGATCATACATATATAGCAAAACCTATACTTAAACTCACTTGCAAAAGAGGTAATAACTCAAGATCAAGCAACATTTGAGTGTACTTATGACTAGATCTGCTAGAAGaaactcaaataaaaaaaaaggttgggAAAGTTGATCTCTTACTTTAGGACCAGCAGGGCCACCACGCCAAAGAGGAGTCTTGTTAGTTCCGCAATCAACGCAAGTCTTCTTCGTGTCGCCTCCACTTCCGCTACTGCTACAGTTACCACCACTTTCCACATCGGAGGAATCTCCCGCCGCCGATTCGAACTTACTCGTCTTTGTTTCTTCCGTCATTGACATCTACAAAGCAAAACAAGACGACTTCAGTACAATAACAATAATAACGCGATCGACCTGTAAGGAAGGATCAAGCGATCAAAAGCAAACTTACATTGATTCACTTCGAGGATCGAGATAGAAAGTAAGCTATTTGGCTTTTAGCTGAAGAATCAGAGAAACGATAGAAATGAGAAATCTCCGCTTGTGAAGTGGAGAGAGTGTGATGCCTTGTGATGAAGataaggaagagagagagagagagagagagagagagagagatgccgCGGAGGAATAACGAGAATTATAAACAAACGGACAttgtttttataacaaaataggAGGCGGGGACTAAAAAACCCTAGATATCCTTCTTTTAATTACTTACCTACCCTCGCGCGGGGGATTTTGTTACCATGGAGCCACCCGCCAAATATTATacaaacaagaaaagaagagggaaaattaaattttacaacaTTTGTAAGCctcacaaaaattaaattaaaatttgaattattttcaaaatgtgGCGCACATATTTATTACAGTTGTCCAATCTGTATGCCAATTGCCAATTGCCAAGTTGGGCTTAGAGATACATATGCATTTCTCATCGGCTGTCTTTTACACATTCTGTGTAAATTCATCACACGAAATTAAAGAATTGTTACAATTTgatacaattttaaataataacaaacattgaacaccatgttctatcagtttttctatatttcatttcaaatataagtatatatacattTGAAAATAGGATCTTGTTAATAATGCCTATAACCCCAGACTTTCCACtttgaacaaataaaatattggaATATACAACCCCTCCTTGATCGAAGTTGACGATAAGCATTAATAACTTCGATTTGTGGGACATAACACTTTGAAAAGAAAAGACATTAGtagtataaaatttatagaaaagcGTGCTTATGCAGACAACAATAGCCCAACATGACTTGGACCGCACtggaaaacagaaaaaatattaacaaataaaGAGACGCACCAAGTGGGCTTTCTTTGCCACTAATAAGACCAAATAAAGTTTGACCaacttttttatgtttttttgacTTTGCAATGACTGTTGTGTAGTAACTAACAAATGTAACAGAGGCCTCAGAGACTCATCAAACaacaaaactattaaaaaaacattccCACCCAAATTTTCCCATCTGAGTTCATAAAATGTTCCCTTCCCATTGACTCCTACCCAACTCCCCAACAAAAGCTTATTTTATGACTCAATCCCACCCATCTGACCAGACAAGATCAGGACTGACCAAGGCACCCCATCTGACTTTTTAAACACAAGACCAGACTCTAATCAGACCCATTTAAAACCAGTGCCCCCAAGACTCTTGACCTCCTTCCGACTCTTCAATCATCATGCCTTAGCTCCTGTTTACACAAAACCAGACTCAAAGAATTACACACATGATTCACTATACTTCAACCTAGTCTATATGCTTTCAGATGCTCAGACATCTGGACAGAATTAGTTTAGTCCTGTAGTTATTGAGTATTACCTTCACTTGAAGTTGAATCCACCTGGAGGTGCGGCTGCGTCGCTACCCCCAAACTGGAATCCCTGAGCAGACTCATCACCAGGTGGTAAAGTCTCGTCATCCTCTTCCAGCCAGTATGTTTCAAGAATCTTCACTGCCTTCTCATATATCTCGGTGTTGTCATGGCTCTGCAGATTCTCAATCTTCTCTAGTCCCTCAGCATCATCGATTAACTGTGCAAAAACGTTTGCATCCCCTGTGTTTCCCGTCACCTTCTCAGCTTCCCCGACTTTCAGAATGTTCTCTAGTCCTTCTAGACACACGGTGATAATCCTTGGATCCGGGCATACCAAGAGATCACACAATGGTTTCACGACTCCCTGAGCAACCATGTACCTAAAACGCACGCAGTAGAGGAGAAATTTTGAGTGAGCGTTTGAAGAGAGCtagaaaagatttttttaatggACTCGAGATCGAGAGAAGATGGGGATGGTGGTATCAAATAAGCTTACTTGATTTGGTCAGCAGAACCGCCCGAAGTGGCATTCGATACTGCCCATGCAGCTTCTTTCTTTATATCAAACTCTGCATTTTGAAGCAGATTGACGAGAGGGCCAATCAAACCAGCTTCACATACAGCCTATATCGAAAATTAGAGTAAGATCAACAAACAGAAACTCTTTCTTCAAACAACCAAACCTTCTCAAACTAGTAATAAGcaaatcaattttcaaaaaaaagagtATACCTGAATCTGGTCCCTGTTTCCAGCAGTGATGTTTGAGATTGTCCAGCATGCTTCCTTTTTAATGCTCTTCTTATGGTTCTGAGTCAGAAGGCCGAGAAGAGAAAGGAGTGCACCATGACTAATAACACACTGCAACAGAAATTCTCATCAGTTCAGaaccaacaaaaagaaaagaactaTCAAAGTAATCGTTAAATATTCGAGTCAAGAGAGCATTATTGGCAGGACACCAGAAATCATGTGCACTATTTGAGAGATGCTTTGGGCTAAGTAGCTATGTGAAATGATGCATCATACTAGCGTCgactaaatattaaaagaatgATAGAATATCATTCCAGAGGTACACCTAATATTCTCAATgtgatatatcatatatctGATTAGCAGGAAGCTATGCAATTAAATTTTGACAGCCAATTTTCATTATCATAATGTTTCAAAATTCGACTCCGAAGCTAGTGGTGTCACATTCTTCCCATTACTGTCTAGGACGAGTAGAACATGCATACTAAATACAAATGAATGAGTCTATAGAAGAGTAAGTATACCTGCGTCTGTGAATCATCTCCAGTGACGATGTTACCAATACTACGAAGAGCAGGGATAAGCACAGACGGTGAAGGATGCCTACAGCAAGCAAAAGTTAAATGATAATCGTTAAACACATAATCATGTCCAAAAAGCAACGTAAATCGCAGGACTGAAAAGACTTACTGGAGAAGCTCGACAAGTCGAGGAACAACACCTGCCATAATGACAGATTGGATTTTGTCGTTGGTGCCATCAGAAAGATAAGAGAGGGCCCAACAGGCATCTGTTAACACTTCCTCGTCAGTGGAGTGAATCAGGCGTTCAAGGGCTGGAAGTGCTGGACAGACCTGTTCCCAAGAAAAGACAGATGTCAGAACTAAATATTCCCGAAGAGAATAATACTGAAATGAGAGAGACAAACCTGGTCAAACGGAGGCTGTGGCTTGCCCCTGCAGAAATTAGAGAGGGTCCAAGTAGCATTTCTGAGCATGGAGAGTTTAGCATGCTCATTCAACTGAGAGAGCAATGGTAACAAAGCTCCCTGACTTAGTACAAGATCTCTGCACTGTGGAGAATCACCAGCAACGTTCCCTAATGCCCAAACAGCCTGACACATGAACaggttaagaaaataaaactaaacatatTTTGCCTctgaatatttaaaaacaaaaaaagttgtgTAATGAGCAAACATATTTACCTGCTCGCGGACATCATCACTCTGGGAAGCCAAGAGCTGAACAAAAATGGGAACAGCACCATGTTGAATGACCACCTTGGTATGCTCAGAAGTCCCAGAAGCAATGTTCGTCAATGCCCAAGCAGCTTCAAACTGAagccacacacacacacacaaagtaTAAACAGTGCcgtcttaaaaaaaatttttgccTTAGGCGAAACAGAAAATAAAgacctttttataaaaaaaaaatcaacttctatttattatatttctctaaattaaagcaaaaaaaatgtggtactcagaaaaaaaaattgagaaatgaATTTTTATGTGTAAATTAGGTTTTGTTAATGAAAATTTGAGAATTgtgaaagatattttttttttgtttttattgtatttaaattaGGTCTATCTAATCATAAatcttttattataattttaccTACTAATTGATAATCTAACAAACAAAATAGACCtatttaatttgtaaaataacactaaaaaaaaatttagacccATGGACCCATGGCAATTGCCCATGTTGCCATGGGGTAGAGCCGGCCCTGAGTATAAAGAAtctgataataataataataataataaatgtagTCAAATATAAGAAGACGGATGCAACAAACCTGAAGCTGTGGATAATCCTCCCTCTTGAGAAACTCCACAAACCTCGGCACAACACCAGCTTCAATGACCTCCTCTATCGGAGGACTACGCTCTgccaaaatcaaatcaaaaccatTGATTCtcaattcaattcaattcaacAAATTGCTCAAGTCCGTCGAATCAAAGCTTTAAGAGAACTCATACAAAAGCTTTTACCTATAGAAAGCAATTTACGGAACTGAGTAGTCGCTTCGAGCTGCAAGCTCCTATCATCTGACAAGACTCCACCAACCATAGAAGACAAGCTCTCCAACTTCAATCGAAAAAACGAATCTAATCAGTTCCCAatacggaaaaaaaaaaagattcccAGATCCGGTGTTGATACTTTACCTTCTTCTCGACGGATGAAGCAGAGACTTGAGGAAGCTGAGTGGGTTGAAAACCCTCGCGACGCTTCTTCAGCAAGCTCTCTTCGCGCTTGGTCTTACGGATCTCCACCATGTTGTCTTCTCTCCTCCTGCGTCCTTCCTCCGCGTCCACCGCCACTTTGTAGCGGTTACGGCGAACCTCGGTCCTCGCGTTGGGTCTCAGAGACATGGCTACGACAGCGAACTGGAATCTCTCTGTGTGCGGCGGTGAATGAAAGTGAGTTAACAGATGAGCGGAGGAGAgacttgtgtgtgtgtgtgtatgtgtataTGGGAGAAGAAGTGTATGTATAGGATCGGcggatagagagagagagagggtaaACCCTAGACGAAGTGGAGGGGTACGAGAAAAGAGGAAAATTATTGAATTTCCCTTTGCTTTTTATTCCTTCATTGAATTTCGCTGCTTTATTCATTCATTGATTTGTACATTATAAATAACTTTCAGATTTAATAGTCCTACAAGTAgattgtaattaatattaataaatttatagattttctttttatttttgtattatatatcttaacaaaaaaaatccatttctttttatttttgtattttatatcttaataaatttatagattttttttttg contains these protein-coding regions:
- the LOC108841763 gene encoding GATA transcription factor 17, which produces MSMTEETKTSKFESAAGDSSDVESGGNCSSSGSGGDTKKTCVDCGTNKTPLWRGGPAGPKSLCNACGIKSRKKRQAALGIRQDDNKIKIKNKSNNNLATDHQTVKNGKGDAGNVKKRIKTVDAADDSCSSSRVNKKSLERASRFLDLGFKVPAMKRSVLEKKRLWRKLGEEERAAVLLMTLSCG
- the LOC108841762 gene encoding importin subunit alpha-2 — translated: MSLRPNARTEVRRNRYKVAVDAEEGRRRREDNMVEIRKTKREESLLKKRREGFQPTQLPQVSASSVEKKLESLSSMVGGVLSDDRSLQLEATTQFRKLLSIERSPPIEEVIEAGVVPRFVEFLKREDYPQLQFEAAWALTNIASGTSEHTKVVIQHGAVPIFVQLLASQSDDVREQAVWALGNVAGDSPQCRDLVLSQGALLPLLSQLNEHAKLSMLRNATWTLSNFCRGKPQPPFDQVCPALPALERLIHSTDEEVLTDACWALSYLSDGTNDKIQSVIMAGVVPRLVELLQHPSPSVLIPALRSIGNIVTGDDSQTQCVISHGALLSLLGLLTQNHKKSIKKEACWTISNITAGNRDQIQAVCEAGLIGPLVNLLQNAEFDIKKEAAWAVSNATSGGSADQIKYMVAQGVVKPLCDLLVCPDPRIITVCLEGLENILKVGEAEKVTGNTGDANVFAQLIDDAEGLEKIENLQSHDNTEIYEKAVKILETYWLEEDDETLPPGDESAQGFQFGGSDAAAPPGGFNFK
- the LOC108841761 gene encoding leucine-rich repeat extensin-like protein 6; this translates as METFRTFHLFFFFSHFIFLTTHTTLTSANSQIVDCTMCTSCDNPCQPNPSPPPPTPSPPPPTTTTACPPPPSSGGGGSGGPYYYYPPPSQSSSYRPPPSSSGDGGYVYPPPKSGGNYPFTPPPNPIVPYFPFYYYNPPPQSVVLSGSVGKTSFSYGFSFALVFALCFSMLLLNNTG